In Strix uralensis isolate ZFMK-TIS-50842 chromosome 18, bStrUra1, whole genome shotgun sequence, one DNA window encodes the following:
- the LOC141951640 gene encoding uncharacterized protein LOC141951640, translated as MVRASPVSHCEAQKPQQSSGCWICLKGFLGKLMFRTFQLGSLVYIISKTRQILTILPDRAGGCTRQAAAGDGGRIMAPQPLLATCAACGLLSLQPKGSQHMSGLGMSQKNQEIRSQQEQIWELEKQREMQRTVVSKMSKELEERDQEIRSQQEQIQELEKQREMQSTAVSKMSKELEERDQEIKFQEGKIMILEQHGASQVRNLLVDLDHMKENLKEKNIELMSLTQQIQELEKEREEVKSLHTSLEHLRAALKDRESECHSQRDQLRLLQQYKEQQEGHLQELHGRVEKMTLSLSQKDRELESQQKQIQEGEEVMEMQLRTVRDQLEQALETLREKDRLIDIQKQQTQNYEEKTEERVNVLHRDLECTKAILKEKDVVVESQKELIETLQKHERDSEQQKEILQRLQVTLKEQEQEILSLRKQCEACKEKEKKHEAEQDNFQATKQTLKEGEKKIEALEEAVSRLQQQKEEAAMQTKAILQKLEYAESSLEARDQEIESLQEHVQGLREQRELEGKQAKSLEQDLDKMSQRVKEKHVEFLRQTEQMNVFQLREESMKVALTSCQKQVNLLEEVVRKRGEENETLRQKLQRQEEELKPLQNLQLRLTEKNDEVRHPREQENLLEEALPERERETKAHSDQKEYLEKTLTGREQELGRQSKLLKQLTSALRWEDKGETLKKQIQKLQKWEEEEAEKRKILQERDHLLQRQKELTQQLEDESKAKGEELERVMAILKQSESREMEWKEKAQALTLALTKSETAGGTLREEIAILQSMVSERDTDRFHHQPA; from the exons atggTGCGGGCATCCCCTGTATCCCACTGCGAGGCACAAAAGCCTCAGCAGTCCAGCGGCTGTTGGATCTGCCTCAAAGGCTTTTTGGGTAAGCTGATGTTTCGTACCTTCCAGCTTGGAAGTCTGGTCTATATCATTTCCAAAACTCGGCAGATTCTGACAATACTGCCAGACCGAGCTGGTGGCTGCACGAGACAGGCAGCTGCAGGAGATGGTGGACGCATCATGGCCCCTCAGCCCTTGCTGGCCACCTGCGCTGCCTGCGGGCTGCTCTCGCTTCAGCCTAAGGGCTCCCAGCATATGTCAGGCCTCGGCATGAGCCAG AAGAACCAGGAGATCAGATCCCAGCAAGAACAGATATgggagctggagaagcagagagagatgCAGAGGACTGTGGTGAGCAAGATGAGCAAAGAGCTGGAGGAGAGAGACCAAGAGATCAGATCCCAACAAGAACAGATacaggagctggagaagcagcgaGAGATGCAGAGCACTGCTGTCAGCAAGATGAGCAAAGAGCTGGAGGAGAGAGACCAGGAGATCAAATTCCAGGAGGGGAAAATAATGATTCTAGAACAACACGGTGCATCACAAGTGAGAAATCTGCTTGTGGATCTGGATCATATGAAAGAAAacttgaaggagaaaaacatagAGCTTATGTCTCTGACTCAGCAGAtccaagaactggaaaaggagagagaagaggtgaAGTCTCTGCACACAAGCCTTGAACACCTGAGGGCAGCTCTTAAGGACAGAGAGAGTGAGTGCCATTCTCAGAGGGATCAGTTAAGACTCTTGCAGCAGTACAAGGAGCAGCAAGAGGGGCACCTGCAAGAGCTTCATGGTAGAGTAGAAAAGATGACACTTTCTTTATCTCAAAAAGATCGAGAGCTTGAGTCGCAACAGAAGCAAATCCAGGAAGGTGAAGAAGTCATGGAGATGCAGTTAAGGACTGTCCGTGACCAACTGGAGCAGGCCTTAGAAACCTTAAGAGAAAAGGACAGACTCATAGATATCCAAAAGCAACAAACACAGAACtatgaggaaaaaacagaagaacgGGTGAATGTCTTACACAGAGACTTAGAATGCACTAAGGCAATACTGAAAGAGAAGGATGTCGTGGTTGAATCTCAGAAGGAACTGATCGAGACCTTGCAAAAACACGAACGAGACTCTGAACAGCAGAAGGAGATTCTGCAACGTCTTCAAGTGACGCTAAAGGAACAAGAGCAAGAAATTCTATCCCTTAGAAAGCAATGTGAGGCAtgcaaggaaaaggagaaaaagcacgAAGCTGAGCAAGACAATTTTCAAGCAACAAAACAGACtctgaaagaaggagaaaaaaagatagaagcTCTGGAAGAGGCTGTCTCTAGGcttcaacagcaaaaggaggaggCAGCGATGCAGACTAAAGCTATACTGCAAAAACTAGAATACGCTGAATCTTCTCTAGAAGCTAGAGACCAAGAGATAGAGTCTTTGCAAGAGCACGTCCAGGGCCTTCGAGAGCAGAGGGAGTTAGAAGGCAAGCAGGCCAAGAGTCTAGAGCAGGATCTAGACAAAATGAGCCAAAGAGTGAAGGAGAAGCATGTGGAGTTCCTCAGGCAGACGGAGCAAATGAACGTGTTCCAGCTTCGTGAAGAAAGCATGAAAGTAGCACTGACATCATGCCAGAAGCAAGTGAATCTGCTTGAGGAAGTGGtgaggaagagaggtgaagagaaTGAAACTCTTAGGCAAAAACTGCAGCGCCAAGAAGAAGAACTGAAGCCCCTGCAGAATCTCCAGCTTAGGCTAACCGAGAAGAATGACGAGGTTAGACATCCCAGAGAGCAAGAGAATCTCCTGGAAGAAGCCTTGCCTGAGAGGGAACGAGAGACCAAGGCTCACAGTGATCAGAAAGA GTATTTAGAGAAGACTCTGACGGGGAGGGAACAAGAGCTTGGGAGGCAGAGTAAACTCCTGAAACAGCTAACATCAGCTTTGCGGTGGGAAGATAAAGGGGAGACCCtaaaaaaacaaatccagaaactccaaaaatgggaggaagaggaagcagagaagaggaagattcTCCAGGAGAGAGACCACCTCTTGCAAAGGCAGAAGGAGCTAACCCAACAACTGGAGGATGAGTCTAAAGCAAAGGGGGAAGAATTGGAGCGTGTGATGGCTATTCTGAAGCAGAGCGAAAGCAGAGAAATGGAATGGAAAGAGAAGGCACAAGCACTGACTCTTGCCCTTACCAAGAGTGAAACGGCTggtgggactctgagggaagaaataGCCATCCTGCAGAGTATGGTTTCAGAGAGGGACACAGACCGGTTTCATCATCAG CCAGCCTGA
- the GDF5 gene encoding growth/differentiation factor 5 yields MKILHFLTLLLWHLTWLSLDLVPGALSNSEAGQSNPGSKLGFLKAEGKERNPSARAGTLRTASHGYSTGTSKARTKSSAVQAGALLAKNDESKKVLSRTAATEGKVGQLPSRPSGVRTVTPKVQNLSSKVALKKTGTSSTDTDSFKTKKTKEPVTQRETKETFRHPPITPHEYMLSLYRTLSDAERKGVNGSVKLEAGLANTITSFIDKGQDERAPTIRKQKYIFDISALEKDGLLGAELRILRKKPSDTWKSHSSGKTSQVKLFSCSTNRQAATLLDSRPVSITDTPKWEVFDIWKLFRNFKNLVNLCFELETFDRGRAVDLRSVGFNRTGRQVNEKALFLVFGRTKKRDLFFNEIKARSGQDDKTVYEYLFNQRRKRRAPLATRQGKRPTKNLKARCSRKALHVNFKDMGWDDWIIAPLEYEAYHCEGLCEFPLRSHLEPTNHAVIQTLMNSMDPESTPPTCCVPTRLSPISILFIDSANNVVYKQYEDMVVESCGCR; encoded by the exons ATGAAAATCCTGCATTTTCTCACTTTACTGCTTTGGCATTTGACTTGGCTGTCTCTGGATCTCGTTCCTGGAGCGCTGAGTAATTCTGAAGCAGGTCAAAGTAATCCAGGATCTAAACTaggttttttaaaagcagaaggaaaagagaggaatccCTCAGCACGGGCAGGTACACTGAGGACTGCAAGCCATGGATATAGTACTGGGACCTCAAAGGCTAGGACTAAAAGCAGTGCTGTTCAGGCTGGAGCTCTGCTGGCCAAGAACGATGAATCAAAGAAGGTTCTCTCAAGAACAGCAGCCACGGAGGGCAAGGTAGGACAACTCCCCAGCAGACCTTCTGGAGTAAGGACAGTGACTCCAAAGGTTCAAAATCTTAGCAGCAAGGTGGCTTTGAAAAAAACTGGCACAAGCAGTACTGACACTGattctttcaaaaccaaaaagactaAAGAGCCTGTAACCCAGAGGGAAACTAAGGAAACTTTCAGACATCCCCCTATAACGCCACATGAATACATGCTCTCTTTGTACAGGACTCTCtcagatgcagaaagaaaaggtgtTAATGGAAGTGTAAAACTGGAGGCTGGACTTGCCAATACAATAACCAGCTTTATAGACAAAGGACAAG ATGAGCGAGCGCCAactataagaaaacaaaaatatatttttgacatCAGTGCATTAGAAAAAGATGgtttgctgggagcagagctTCGAATATTGAGGAAGAAGCCTTCTGATACATGGAAGTCTCATTCTTCTGGAAAAACTTCCCAAGTGAAATTATTTAGTTGCTCTACAAACAGACAAGCAGCAACACTCCTGGACTCTCGTCCTGTCAGTATCACAGATACACCAAAGTGGGAAGTGTTTGACATCTGGAAACTTTTCAGGAACTTTAAGAACTTGGTTAACTTGTGTTTTGAACTGGAAACTTTTGACAGGGGGAGAGCTGTTGATCTCAGGAGTGTGGGATTTAATAGAACGGGAAGACAGGTCAATGAAAAGGCTCTCTTCTTGGTATTTGGGAGGACGAAAAAAAGAGACTTATTCTTCAATGAAATCAAAGCTAGATCTGGCCAAGATGACAAGACTGTTTATGAGTACTTATTCAATCAGAGGCGGAAGAGAAGAGCTCCTCTAGCAACACGGCAAGGGAAGAGGCCCACTAAGAATCTGAAGGCAAGGTGTAGCAGAAAAGCCCTCCATGTGAACTTTAAGGATATGGGCTGGGATGACTGGATAATAGCCCCTCTAGAGTATGAAGCCTATCACTGCGAAGGGCTCTGTGAATTCCCCCTTCGATCCCATCTGGAGCCCACCAATCATGCAGTTATCCAAACATTAATGAACTCAATGGACCCAGAATCAACACCCCCGACTTGCTGTGTCCCAACTAGGCTGAGTCCTATTAGCATTCTTTTCATTGACTCTGCAAACAACGTGGTGTACAAGCAATATGAGGACATGGTGGTGGAGTCATGTGGTTGTAGGTAG